The genomic region ATATTCTAGAAAACATTAACATGAGGGAGGTTTTCTACCTTACGGTACTTAAGAATTGAGAGAGAAGACAAAAAAGGCACAACGTCTAAATTCTGGGtgttaacccacatggactgcagcgcttcaaaaaggcaacacaccaccaccttctaaagagcaattagagatgggcaataaacgctggcctagccagcaacgcccacatcacaggaacgaataaaaaaaaattaaaagccatTAACTATGGTGAGACTGGTGTATATTGAGTGAAtttggaggtgtgtgtgtgtgtgtggggggaagcatAGGaaccaggtggaggccattcagccccttgagactcTTCCACAATTCAATTAGATCAACCTTGACATTTGAGTCCATGGAGGCAAACTCGATGATGATTGCTAACTCCAATCTCATTAGCATCAAGTCTGCAGCAACTTTATACATGAATTGTGCTCAATACAGTCAACTGTTCTCTGTACACTTGCAATTAATTTTACCAGGTACAGAATTCATCAAGTACTGATACCGTTTACTATTAAAAGCACTGAATGCAATAAAAAAGGACTTTGTTTTAACAAAGAGCTCAAGCTAACTTTATACCCAAAACAGTGGACAATTGGCCCATTTGAAATACAAGAGGGAGGGAGCAAAGATGTTCAAGATAAAGAATTACTAGATTCTTAATAGGAATAAGTAAATGCTTATGCAACAGTTTATGAAACTAGGcacattatttttttaaaaaaggttcaaTCCATAATACACAAGAAACAAACTGACTGGCACGTCTGCATACAAGTTCTGCAATTGGAGTTTCCAATCTCGACTGAAGATTAACTGAACACACTTCTAGTTTAATCTTTCTGCACAATTATCTATTTTGAAAAATTGATAGAAGGAAGCCTTTCAGGTGATATATCCACAGAAATCAATAGCCCCCACCCTCAATCACTGTATTCAATTGCCTCTTAAAAGGTTCCAGATTTTTTTCTCCTCTATCCTTCCTAGCCAGCCAACCATTCAATCAATACCCTGCGACACAGTAAAAATGAACACGGAGGATTGCGATTACAAATATATACTGGAATCCGGTGCCACAAGGTTTTTGGAAATACTTCAAATGCTGACTCTTGACTATTATTTGTATGAAAGGATTTATATTATAAACATTTTACTGTAAATATCTACCCAGATTTGGCTGTCCCGCAAACGAAACATTTCAGTTACAGTTTGGCTCAATAGTCACATTCTCACCACAGTCAGAAGCCCCATTCCAGGTCTTAAGCATGTAAATCTAAATGGACACTAGTGCAACACTGGGAGagagctgcacagtcagaggtaccatctttcagatgggatgttaaaccaagtCTCCACCTGACTATTCCGCTGGACATAAAAATTCTTGCAGCCTTTGCAAAGGGTAGGGACTTCTCTCAGTGTCCTGGTCTGagctataggggagtcaagggttatggggaacaggcaggaaagtggagttgaggccaagatcagatcagccatgattttatggagcagacccgaagggccatatggcctactcctgcttcgtaTCGTCCAAGCATTTaaaccctcaatcaccatcactagAAACATTCATGTTTGCGGGATCTTTGCTGAACCTCAAATTTAGTCTGTTCACCTATGTGGGGGGAGGGATCAGAGTTCATCGGCTGATagaacatcctgaggatgtgaaagatgcaaATTCTGAAAACATGACACAGGAATTACAAAACTGAAAACAAATTTGAATGCTTCAGACATCAGTAGTTTATTGTATGTTTAGTCCAACACATTCAAAAATGAAAATCAAAAATGAAGGCTTGCCACCTGCAACATGTGTAACTACTACTATGCTCTAACAGCATAAGATGGCCAAACATATCAGCTTAAGATGGAAAACCATTATCTATAATACCCTTAGAAGCCAAGGTGGTAAAAGCCCATCCCATTGGCAAGAATGGAATGATATTGCTCCAGTACAGTAACATATACCAGCATCTAGTGCCACCCAGCAATAACACTCTTAGTGGAAAATGTCTACTAACTTTGCTTTAGGGGTATTATCGACTATTCTAGGGAATGGGGAAACAGGACTAGAGCACACAATTAAATTCAGTGAACAAATCACCAGTAAGTCACCACATTCTGATGTTACCagattcttttttttttgttttgtttgtttGATCAATACTTAAAGACAGTGAGAAGCAAGCCAGATCGAAGGATGGCTCATCTGCTTTTCTCAAGTTAACTCAACTTGTATGCAAGCACTTTCTGGGAATGGTCTTCAGTCCCAGAAGTGGTTTGAAGTGAAACTGAAGTTCAATGCTGGTGAGGTGTAGCAATTAGCACAGCAGAAATCTGCGAAACTCTGGTAAACTGCTTGGCAATGAACTTGTGCAAATGATACTGAAACCAAGTTCTATGTCCAGGGCGAGGGTTTCAAGTAAGatttgaggtgggggtgggtggggggaaaagagaggggctgGGGCAGGTGGAGAAAAGAGACACATAACCCTTCCTTGCCCGATGGAAACTTCAAGTACAATATTTCCAGGCCACATTAATAGATCTGAAGTAGATAGTAGGGAAAATAAAAGTTTAAGCAAAATTGAAAACAATAAAACTACTAATGTTTCCCAGAATTTGAGAAATAGTGCAAGACTACCATCAAAACAAGGAAGACCTCAGAAATTTTCAAACAAAAAtcaaaactaacagacacaattatCCTTTCCATCAACAGGTAGAAACAAGTAAACTTCACCGTGTGTGTCTGCCAGTATTGCTGAACAGTCAACAGGTGACAGCCTCTAGCTGTGCATGTAAACAAATCACTGCACTACTGATAAATGTGTATCGTTGCTAGAAGCTGTGACTTAATGACATTCCTCATCACAATCAGCAGCTTTCCACCTGCACCATGCTTACACGGATTATATCAACACATCTGTGCTCCTTCTTAAGCTGTCGTTTAGGTACAAATTGGAGCACAAAAAGCTGCTGATTCTGGATTGAAAGCTGCAGTATCCTTTACATTGCCTGAACTGTTTCTTTTCTTAAGCTTTTTTGAAAAGAACATGCAGCAATCTGTTTTAATCTTCGCATAATGTAGCTTTCCCTCAAGGTTATGCTTTATATAGACTAGATCAAAATCATATAGATGAGCACACATCTTTGAATAACCATTCCTACAGTTAAAGTATATGCATGACCATACTCTCTGCATATTTTTCATGAAAGTAACAATAATGGGTTTTGATTTTAAATACCTAATTTCCCAATGTAAAACACAAACATGCAAAAACAACCACCAGGTTTCAGGAATGGTACAAAAAAAAAGCTCGGAAAAGTGAATGGGAATTGTGCAATTTTCTTCTTGCTTCAGTATTCTGTTTCTCCCTGCCCCACCCCCGAGCAAGGATGCTGCAGCTTTTCACATCTTTGCATTTTGTCAACACACTAGTGATTCCGTAAGGTTTTACAGCTGTTTGGCTTTGTACAACGCAGCAGTTAGTACAATCCGTAGAAGAGTTGCCAGCAAGACTGGAATGACGTATTAATAGAAGGCACCATCATGCTCTTTACACGTTGAAAGAACTAAAACAGTAAAGTTTAGCTATGATTTTTCGCTGCACATTCATAACTGCACAGCTCAAGGGGAAGTAAATTGGTGTCGAGCAGCGAGGCATCCCTGTATTGCAGTGGGGTAGATAGAAAAACTAGAGAACGTGCCACCAAACTCGAGTTCAGGGCTGTTAATGAGTTCACAATTGCTTCTGTATTTCAATTTTTAGTTCGAGAAAAAAAATCCATCTCCATCTGAAACTGTTTCATTGTCCATTAAGGTTTACAGATGCGGGAAAATGTGTTGGTCACAGCAAGTATATAAGATTCAAAGCCCACATCTGGTCAGTCATCCTTCCCTGTCGAAGTGGACAGTAGCTGGATTTTCACCCGTCTCCTCCTGCAGTTGCCATGGCGAATGACGCTTAAAGAGTACCCATTAGTGCATTATGATGAGTGCATGAACGCAAGTTCTTGAGCCAAGTATTTCTAAAAAGAAAAATATCAAGGCAAGCTTCTCCAATTGCACCAATTTGGTTTCCTCAATAGAATTGGGCAGAAACTTGACACATTTAAGAAATAAAGCAGCCAAGTTGCACCAAAGGCCCGaggttgtgtttttttttctaaatGGGTGAATCTTCAGACCTTTAAAATGGGTTCCAATTAAATCAAAGCCTTTTGTTTTGTGTTTTTCCCCAAGTCCTTATACAATGGTTTTTTTGCTTAAATCCTGTTCCAAAAATAGGGAGAATGATCACTTTGATGTAACTGGTAAAAAGAAGGCTTGTTTTCACAAAAAGATGAAAAAACAGGCTGTGTCACATTCCAAAGCCAAAATTAACAATAACGCAAAATAAAAAGAGAGAAAACGAAGAGTATGGTGTCACCAGCGAGATATCAGGAGTGGTGGCGTTTAGCGACGGGGTCCAGCAAACCGACCTTCACCGGGCAATCCACCCCTCCCAGGTCCAGGACCCAGCTTTTGTGCCATGCCACCTCTGGGTGGAGGTCCCCTGGAGTCACGGTCCCGCATCATCCCACCGCCAATCATGCCGCGTGGACCAGAGCCTCTGTCGTTGCGGCGGTTGTCCCTGCGGTCATCTCCGCCTCTACGCTCGCCTTCGCGGACAGCTCGGGTTTTCTTCTCCTCCACGTTTAAGCGGACCTCACCTCGGAACATGACTGGCTGTGGACAGAGATTGCAGTTTTAGCAAGTTGCCAGATGGAAAGTACATTCaagtttaaaaatttttttttttttttttgagatgaTGGCATTGTTTCAgttaagtgtcagccatggctcagtaggtagcaatTGCGCCTCAAAGTCAGAAGGACATAGGGTCaattctccactccagagacttcagcccgtaatccaggctgacactccaagtgcagtactaagggagtgctacactgttggaagtgccatctttcagatgagatgttaaactgagttccCACCTGGCTTTTTAGGTACATAtgaaagatcctatgacactaatCAAGAAAGAGGACAATAGTTCTCACAAGTTGCTgctgtcaatatttatccctcaagcaacatcacaaatgGAAAGATAATCTGCGTttataatcacattgctgtttgtgagagttagtGCAAAAtgtctgctgcgtttcctacatttcaacagtgacaacacttcaaaagtacttcactgactgtaaagtgctttgagaagtcctgaggttgtattacaaatgcaagtctttctttttatttaaCCATATGAAAACTGTAGTTCTTAGCTGAAGCCCATGTGCCTCATTTActaatattgctgtttgtgggagcttgctgggtgcaaaatggatgccacatttcctacattttaACAACAACTACACTCCAAAGGTATCTCAGTGGCTCtaaagtgcattgggacatcccgaggttgtgaaaggcaccacaGAAATGCAAGTTTGCTTGTTTAAATGTTACCTTGGCACTCAAGATTCTCTGGACAGGATCTGGATCATCAAACACCACAAACCCAAAGTTGGGCAGCTTTCCCCCGCTGCTTTTTGTATTAATACGGAGTTCAACCACATTGCCAAAACCTGGGCAGTGCAAAAACAGAAGAAATAGATTTAAACTGCCAAATGCAGTAACAAGGCTAGCCATAATATGTACTTTAGCAGGCTTGAGAAGCAGACAGTCAGACAAATACTGCGCGACAATTTTAATTTTTGGAAGAGAGAATCTCAACTCAGCAGGCTGTGGACAAATTAATCTGGTTCAATATTCTCTTCTCCTGTGCACTAGTGAGCGTATTAATCGCCTTGCTTTCAATTTgtctgacggacagccataaacaTGACATGGCCAGGTCAGGTGACACCTATCTTCAATATTGgttgtcccccaccccccccccatccaaaAATGAATATATAATGTGTACTAGCAGGTCCAGTATGCTAATTGATTTGGAGGCCATTCGTGAGATTTTGGAGAGTTCAGGAGCTGGGGTTATGATGCAAAAAATGTCACAAACTGCAGTAGGATAAACAGCCAAATATGTGCAAACGTGAAGCTGCAGCACACCGCTGCTCTATTAAAGGTTGATGGATTCAGATTGCCACGTTACTATATAATAGGATAATCTATCCATGGACTCAATACTCTGTAAAGGATTACTCAGTTAAGACTTCAGACAGTTCCAAATTAGACTACAGTTATTCCCACTAACTACTCACCCATGAAGAAGTCTTTCAGTTCATTTTCATCAATGTCATGGGGCAAGTTGCCAACAAAGAGCTGGTGACTATCCGGGTAACGAATGATTCTCCGGTTCTCAACCTCATTCGATTCAATATCTCCTCGACCTGCAACACAAAAGACATCCTCTGGATATGATTTTAAAACTCAGAGGTTTTGCATTTTAAATTTGTCTACAAGCAACATTCATAGCTGTACAAACAGATAATTAATGttttctttaactttctctctctctcaagcaagatTGCCAACTTAATGCCAAAATCAGAGGTACGTTTATGCTACCCAGGTACTGCATTGAGACTGTGCAACTCAGGTCACGCTGCAGCTAGGAGACAGAGGAGACTTTCATCACATCTGTTAGGGCTGAACTTAAACGCAAATGAAAAGGTGGCCAACACATCCACCAGTCCCTATCAGTTTTCTACGTCCTTTGCTTGTCATTTATTTACATAAGATTTACAGCACAGCAACTGGCCATTAAGCCCAAAAGATCCATGCTGGTAactctgctccacatgagcctcctcccaccttatttcaaCTAATCCTATCATAGtctactattcctttctccctcatgtacgtatccagcttcccattaaatgcatctatattattcgtCTCAACCACTCCATATGGTGGAGAGTTCCTGTGGGCAAAGATGTttgtcctgaattccctattggatttattactgactctcttatatttatgacccctagttttggtctcccccacaagtggaaatatcttcgctgaccctatcaaaccctttaaagaaaagagccccagcctgttcaatctttcctgatagttacaatCTCTCAGTTCTTGCAATCCTTGTAAATCCTCTCCACTTTTACTCCTTACAGGTTTTGAATAAAATCCAACATGTCTCAAATACACCAGCTCACCTGTTCTAGGTCCTCGAGGCACTAAACCCAGCCTCTCCCGGGGGCGCTGGTCACGAGGCCGTGGGGGCTGTGCCTGGGGTTCAGTTTTAGCTTCAGCTCTTGGCTGGAATTTTAAGTGGAGGAAGAAGAAAAAAAGTGAAGTTGCTACATTGGATCAATGCAACAACTAACAAACCGAATACACGTTTCATTCACATTTTACTTCGCGATGACTGGTATTAACAGTTTCCTGCCTAAAACAAAAGCAGTCTCCCTCTACTAATTGACTGATAATATTACTTTATCAAGGGTATGCACTAACAATAACTAACACAAATATCTATGCTAGCAGTTTTTATTTAATAGTTACCTAATCCAAATTGAAAAACAGACAGAATATCTAAGCTTTTCTTTTGAAGAAAAGCAATTTGAATTAATTTTTATATATATGCAAGTCCATTCACAGATTACCTGTGAGGGTGGTGCTTTAACAACATGGGGAGGAATTCCAGAGGAAGAAACAGTACCACTAGGAGGCAGATTTTTACTTGTCACTGAGGCCCAGGAGAAAGCCTGCAGAGAATGCAACACATACCTATGCTACTATCAAGAAATAAAGCATTCCCTCAAATATAAAAAAGTTCCTGAGCCTTTAAATAGGGTAAGCTTGTAGTCTGGCACCTTATTAATGCTAATTATATAGGGCAATTGCATTTAACATGTCTACTTCATAACTGTTACGGTCAAATTAAAACTTCTACAACTTACCATTCAGTTTTAACCTTTAGTAACTATGATTTAATATTAACATCCAGTTAGTTTACCAATTTACCAATCCATACCACTTACATCACTTTTTGCAGTCCTGTCTACATACAAAGTCTATGTCTTATTTGAAATGCACTTATGTTTTTAAATTAGTCAATGATTTACAAGATAAAAGGTAAAAAGTTACACCTGCCACTAAGAGTAACCTATACAACGAGAATGACTGATATTAACCTTGGGAGCCTCCTGTGCTTGAGAAACTGGCTCCACTGGGGCCGGAGACGGTGCCTTCTCCTCCAACTCTTCCACATTCTTCTCCGCCAGTTCAGGTTCAGGTTTTATCTCCTCAGTTTTTGATTCAGGCTCAGGCTCAGCCTCAGGAGCTGGCTCCTCAAGGGCTTCCTCCACACCATtacttgaaataaaaacacaaaggtaAAATCTAGATACATTCCAAGACCAGCTTGCCGAAAATCTATTTAGAAGAAACTCAAAATATCCTGCATGTGTGCCCTTACCCCAGCACTCTCACAGGAGCATCAATATCTACAAATGTGTTTTATGAGGCAGCATACACAAAAATATTCAGCAAAAATCACTTTGCTTTGTGATAATACTGAAAAATTAGTATAAAGACTGAATAAAATGGAACCATAATGTAACAAAGCTGCTTTTTCGATGGCAACTCAGCCGGTGTAATTAAATAATGTTAACTTACAAAAACTAGCTCACAATTAATTTCTACAAACAGCATTTGAAGCAACAGTGCTACTGCCTGGTTAAAGGTTATTTTATTGAAAAATTGGGTCCAACAACAGCAACCAATATGACTTACATTGCCATTGCATGGTCAAGATATCCTTTAGCACTAAGTCGTGGGTGCAACCTACAAACCAAAGTCATTCGTCTGTTCCtcgtcccacttgcctggatgagcgcagtttcaacaacactcaaaaagctcgacaccatccaggacaaagcagcccacttgattagcatcccatccaccaccggcACACCTTAGCTGCAGTGTATACTttctgtaagatgcactgcagcaactgatcaagcctccttcaacagcactttccaaacccatgacctctaccaactagaacaagggcagcagatgccaacATCCCTTgaaccaatttttaaaaaagtagaggGACTATAACGTGGCATAATACAAGAATGTTGTACACTAGACTGATTCAGTAGGCCAGAAATGTTTAAGGAAGTGGTGGGTTTTCATCGTGCTGTGCAGTTAGTCATTTGGAGCATCAGTGGCCAACACTGACCACAGACACCAAAGACGCTTGCAAAAATcatcctaagaacataagaaataggagtatgagtagaccataaggcccctcgagcctgctccatcattcaatatgatcacggctgatcatctacctcaacttcactttcctgcccgctccccagatccctcgattccctgagatgaAAAAtcttatctatctcagccttaattatactcaatgatggagcaaccACAACCCCCAGATATTCACAACAGTCTGAAAAAAacattctcatctcagtcctaaatgatcaaccccttatcctgagactgtatccccaAATCCTTTCCACAATGTTTACAAAAAATGAATGATTGCAAAGATGGACCATAAACACCTGAAAAGAATTTGAACCATTCCAGCAATAAGCTTTAGAAAGCAAATAATCAAATTTTACTTGAAATCGTctgaggtcaatgacctttcattggaactgatGGAGTgtcgacttgaaacgttaactgtgtctttctccaccaatgctgccagtccgactgagtatttccagtattgtttttatttcagatttccaacatctgcagtattttgcatctaATTTTCATTGTTGCCTTCAACTGTAGTCACCGTTCTTACACCATGAACTTACAAGCTTCGATATTTACCTGACAGCGTGAGCCTCATAATATGTATTATTGGTATTTTCTTGTACAGGTTCAGGAGACAGTTGACGTTCTTCTGGTTCTTCCTCTACCTCCTCTTCAGATTCTGAAAAATgcagataacattcaggcttgggctgataagt from Heterodontus francisci isolate sHetFra1 chromosome 1, sHetFra1.hap1, whole genome shotgun sequence harbors:
- the LOC137377349 gene encoding ras GTPase-activating protein-binding protein 2-like isoform X1; the encoded protein is MVMEKPSPLLVGREFVRQYYTLLNKAPDFLHRFYGRTSSYVHGGLDGNGKPAEAVYGQAEIHKKVMSLQFSDCHTKIRHVDAHATLSDGVVVQVMGELSNSGQPMRKFMQTFVLAPEGSVPNKFYVHNDIFRYQDEVFDSDAELEEESEEEVEEEPEERQLSPEPVQENTNNTYYEAHAVSNGVEEALEEPAPEAEPEPESKTEEIKPEPELAEKNVEELEEKAPSPAPVEPVSQAQEAPKAFSWASVTSKNLPPSGTVSSSGIPPHVVKAPPSQPRAEAKTEPQAQPPRPRDQRPRERLGLVPRGPRTGRGDIESNEVENRRIIRYPDSHQLFVGNLPHDIDENELKDFFMGFGNVVELRINTKSSGGKLPNFGFVVFDDPDPVQRILSAKPVMFRGEVRLNVEEKKTRAVREGERRGGDDRRDNRRNDRGSGPRGMIGGGMMRDRDSRGPPPRGGMAQKLGPGPGRGGLPGEGRFAGPRR
- the LOC137377349 gene encoding ras GTPase-activating protein-binding protein 2-like isoform X2: MVMEKPSPLLVGREFVRQYYTLLNKAPDFLHRFYGRTSSYVHGGLDGNGKPAEAVYGQAEIHKKVMSLQFSDCHTKIRHVDAHATLSDGVVVQVMGELSNSGQPMRKFMQTFVLAPEGSVPNKFYVHNDIFRYQDEVFDSDAELEEESEEEVEEEPEERQLSPEPVQENTNNTYYEAHAVSNGVEEALEEPAPEAEPEPESKTEEIKPEPELAEKNVEELEEKAPSPAPVEPVSQAQEAPKPRAEAKTEPQAQPPRPRDQRPRERLGLVPRGPRTGRGDIESNEVENRRIIRYPDSHQLFVGNLPHDIDENELKDFFMGFGNVVELRINTKSSGGKLPNFGFVVFDDPDPVQRILSAKPVMFRGEVRLNVEEKKTRAVREGERRGGDDRRDNRRNDRGSGPRGMIGGGMMRDRDSRGPPPRGGMAQKLGPGPGRGGLPGEGRFAGPRR